From one Streptomyces sp. ICC1 genomic stretch:
- a CDS encoding pyridoxamine 5'-phosphate oxidase family protein, with the protein MVIKTTHHEGEQAVQKQAGEGGPGWGSPMFDDVIQPGFDQYLMRQRMLFLGGADATGAMWSSLVTGDPGFALPTGRHTITLSSVPVPGDPLASAFEETADIGLLALEPHTTSRIRINGVARREGDLLHIRTEQVLGNCPKYLQVRVPVADGPAGSREIRSGEGLTPEQEKWIRGADTFFIASQADGYGADSSHRGGDPGFVSVAGPRKLVWPDYFGNSFYMTLGNLQLNESCGLLFLDWESGNTLQLTGKARINWAEGDRAAVPGALRMCEFDIERVVQIDGATRLRWAFGGPSPYNPPAAARG; encoded by the coding sequence GTGGTGATCAAGACCACCCATCACGAGGGTGAGCAGGCCGTTCAGAAGCAGGCCGGCGAAGGCGGGCCCGGCTGGGGCTCGCCCATGTTCGACGATGTGATCCAGCCCGGATTCGACCAGTACCTGATGCGCCAGCGGATGCTCTTCCTGGGCGGCGCCGACGCGACGGGGGCCATGTGGTCCTCGCTGGTCACGGGCGATCCCGGGTTCGCCCTGCCCACGGGCCGGCACACGATCACGCTGTCGTCCGTGCCCGTGCCGGGCGACCCGCTCGCCAGTGCCTTCGAGGAGACGGCCGACATCGGCCTGCTCGCCCTCGAACCGCACACGACGAGCCGGATCAGGATCAACGGCGTGGCGCGGCGCGAAGGGGATCTGCTGCACATCCGCACCGAGCAGGTGCTGGGCAACTGCCCCAAGTACCTGCAGGTGCGGGTTCCGGTCGCGGACGGGCCCGCCGGGTCCCGGGAGATCCGCAGCGGCGAGGGACTCACCCCGGAGCAGGAGAAGTGGATCCGCGGCGCGGACACCTTCTTCATCGCCAGCCAGGCGGACGGCTACGGCGCGGACTCCTCGCACCGGGGCGGCGACCCCGGTTTCGTCTCGGTGGCGGGACCGCGCAAGCTCGTCTGGCCGGACTACTTCGGCAACTCCTTCTACATGACCCTGGGGAACCTTCAGCTCAATGAGAGCTGCGGGCTGCTGTTCCTCGACTGGGAGTCCGGCAACACCCTCCAGCTGACGGGGAAGGCCCGGATCAACTGGGCCGAGGGGGACCGGGCCGCCGTGCCCGGCGCCCTGCGGATGTGCGAGTTCGACATCGAGCGTGTGGTGCAGATCGACGGGGCGACCCGGCTGCGCTGGGCGTTCGGCGGTCCCTCGCCCTACAACCCGCCGGCGGCGGCGCGGGGCTGA
- the gap gene encoding type I glyceraldehyde-3-phosphate dehydrogenase codes for MTIKVGINGFGRIGRSFFRAALQRGTGLEVVAVNDLTDAATLAHLLKYDSTLGRLGHDVRAVEGNLVIDGRTIRVTAERDPAKLPWGELEVDVVIESTGVFTDAHKARAHLEAGARKVIISAPSKNEDLTIAFGINDNLYDPAVHDIVSNASCTTNCLAPLAKVLDDALGIEHGLMTTVHAYTADQNLQDGPHTDLRRARSAATNTVPTTTGAAKAIGLVLPQLKGKLDGYALRVPIPTGSATDLTVRVARATTVEEVNEIFAKAAEGALAGILTYTDEPIVSSDIVTDPASCIFDSGLTKVIGDGRQVKIVGWYDNEWGFSNRVVDTALLIGARS; via the coding sequence GTGACGATCAAGGTCGGCATCAACGGATTCGGCCGCATCGGCCGGAGCTTCTTCCGCGCCGCCCTTCAGCGGGGCACCGGCCTGGAGGTGGTCGCCGTCAACGACCTCACCGACGCCGCGACGCTGGCCCATCTGCTCAAGTACGACAGCACCCTCGGGCGACTGGGCCACGACGTCCGCGCCGTGGAGGGCAACCTCGTCATAGACGGGCGCACCATACGCGTGACCGCCGAGCGCGACCCCGCCAAGCTGCCGTGGGGCGAGCTGGAGGTGGACGTCGTCATCGAGTCCACCGGCGTCTTCACCGACGCGCACAAGGCCCGCGCCCACCTGGAGGCCGGCGCCCGCAAGGTCATCATCAGCGCGCCCTCGAAGAACGAGGACCTGACGATCGCCTTCGGCATCAACGACAACCTCTACGACCCGGCCGTGCACGACATCGTCTCCAACGCCTCGTGCACGACCAACTGCCTGGCCCCGCTGGCCAAGGTCCTCGACGACGCGCTCGGCATCGAGCACGGCCTGATGACCACGGTCCACGCCTACACCGCGGACCAGAACCTCCAGGACGGTCCGCACACCGACCTGCGCCGCGCCCGCTCGGCGGCGACCAACACCGTGCCGACCACCACCGGCGCCGCCAAGGCGATCGGCCTGGTCCTCCCCCAGCTGAAGGGCAAGCTCGACGGGTACGCGCTGCGCGTGCCGATCCCGACGGGCTCCGCCACCGACCTCACCGTCCGCGTCGCGCGCGCGACGACCGTCGAGGAGGTCAACGAGATCTTCGCGAAGGCCGCCGAGGGCGCTCTCGCGGGCATCCTCACCTACACCGACGAGCCGATCGTCTCCAGCGACATCGTCACCGACCCCGCGTCCTGCATCTTCGACTCGGGCCTGACCAAGGTCATCGGCGACGGCCGCCAGGTCAAGATCGTCGGCTGGTACGACAACGAGTGGGGCTTCTCCAACCGTGTCGTGGACACCGCCCTGCTGATCGGCGCCCGTTCCTGA
- a CDS encoding helix-turn-helix domain-containing protein has translation MDMLPLRGPSAFVPDRSPPVAAYAPGAARVVRGLDESVHGTVVRRDFGDVTITLVTGEPHEVLRPGRHIRPGAAEYLRVFRALAGEIHVHQDGRRGQASGPQIICCDSSRPYRLVLPRPFHLVEVLLPHRHLGMSADDTAKLTATGWCGRMGAGALLSQLLAGLHDHGTEIHSAVDRVGSTVAGLTAAVLADRLRHVAAEDEVARHGLMLHIQSYIRERLSDPGLTPQAVAEHHNISLRYLQRIFQDHGTSPARWIRDERLARCRYELRDPRLSHLPVGVIGERSGLYQASHFSRLFRDRYGLTPRGYRTTREPVAT, from the coding sequence ATGGACATGCTGCCCCTCCGCGGGCCGAGCGCATTCGTGCCGGACCGCAGTCCACCGGTTGCCGCGTACGCCCCCGGTGCGGCGCGGGTCGTCCGCGGACTCGACGAGTCCGTCCACGGCACCGTCGTGCGACGCGACTTCGGAGACGTCACCATCACCCTCGTCACCGGCGAGCCCCACGAGGTCCTGCGCCCCGGCCGCCACATCCGCCCCGGCGCCGCCGAGTACCTGAGGGTGTTCCGGGCACTGGCGGGCGAGATCCACGTGCACCAGGACGGGCGCCGGGGCCAGGCGAGCGGCCCCCAGATCATCTGCTGCGACAGCAGCCGCCCCTACCGTCTCGTGCTGCCCCGCCCCTTCCACCTGGTGGAGGTCCTGCTGCCGCACCGCCACCTCGGGATGTCGGCCGACGACACCGCGAAGCTCACCGCGACCGGCTGGTGCGGGCGCATGGGCGCCGGCGCGCTGCTCTCCCAGCTCCTCGCCGGACTCCACGACCACGGCACCGAGATCCACTCCGCCGTCGACCGGGTCGGATCCACCGTGGCCGGCCTGACCGCCGCCGTCCTCGCGGACCGGCTGCGCCACGTCGCCGCCGAGGACGAGGTCGCCCGCCACGGCCTCATGCTGCACATCCAGTCCTACATCCGCGAACGGCTCTCCGACCCCGGCCTCACCCCGCAGGCGGTCGCCGAGCACCACAACATCTCGCTGCGCTACCTCCAGCGGATCTTCCAGGACCACGGGACCAGCCCCGCCCGCTGGATCCGCGACGAGCGCCTCGCCCGCTGCCGGTACGAGCTGCGCGATCCACGGCTCTCCCACCTGCCCGTCGGCGTGATCGGTGAACGGTCCGGCCTCTACCAGGCCTCCCACTTCAGCCGGCTCTTCCGCGACCGCTACGGACTCACCCCGCGCGGCTACCGCACCACGCGCGAGCCCGTCGCCACCTGA